The Alphaproteobacteria bacterium genome has a segment encoding these proteins:
- a CDS encoding hydroxymethylglutaryl-CoA lyase: MTRPNRVEIVDVGPRDGLQAEPGMVSTADKITLIDMLSDAAVPAIEAGAFVSPKWVPQMADAAEVLAGIRRRPGTRYPVLVPNARGLEGAMAAGVEEIAIFGAASETFSQKNINCSIDESLERFRPVAAAALAAGMKVRGYISCVLGCPYEGDVAIENVVRVARALDDMSCYEISLGDTIGVGTPTRARAMVDAVSAVVPVARLALHFHDTYGQALANILSCLDAGVATVDSAVAGLGGCPYAPGASGNVATEDVVYMLHGMGIETGVDMAKLVDAGQFICDVLGRAPTSKAAQAFRANR; encoded by the coding sequence ATGACGCGACCGAACAGGGTGGAGATTGTCGATGTGGGGCCGCGCGACGGGCTGCAGGCGGAGCCGGGCATGGTCTCGACGGCAGACAAGATCACACTGATCGACATGCTTTCGGATGCCGCGGTTCCGGCGATCGAGGCCGGCGCTTTTGTATCGCCGAAATGGGTGCCGCAGATGGCCGATGCGGCGGAGGTTCTGGCCGGCATACGGCGCCGGCCGGGAACGCGTTACCCGGTGCTTGTGCCCAATGCGCGAGGCCTGGAGGGCGCAATGGCGGCCGGGGTCGAGGAAATTGCGATTTTCGGCGCCGCCTCGGAGACGTTTTCCCAGAAAAACATCAATTGCTCGATCGACGAGAGCCTTGAGCGGTTCCGCCCCGTGGCCGCCGCCGCGCTGGCGGCCGGGATGAAAGTGCGCGGCTATATCTCCTGCGTGCTCGGCTGTCCCTATGAAGGCGATGTGGCGATTGAGAATGTGGTGCGTGTCGCCCGGGCGCTGGACGACATGTCGTGCTACGAGATCAGCCTGGGCGACACCATCGGAGTCGGCACGCCGACGCGCGCGCGGGCCATGGTGGACGCGGTTTCGGCGGTTGTGCCGGTTGCGCGGCTCGCCCTGCATTTCCACGACACCTATGGCCAGGCGCTCGCGAACATCTTGTCCTGTCTCGATGCCGGCGTCGCGACAGTGGATTCCGCTGTTGCCGGTTTGGGAGGATGCCCGTACGCGCCTGGCGCTTCGGGAAATGTCGCCACGGAAGACGTGGTCTATATGCTGCATGGCATGGGAATCGAAACCGGCGTGGATATGGCGAAACTGGTGGATGCCGGGCAGTTCATCTGCGATGTGCTTGGGCGCGCGCCGACTTCGAAGGCCGCGCAGGCGTTCCGCGCGAATAGGTAG
- a CDS encoding response regulator: protein MSYQLEGLRILIIDDNAHIRQLLRTILYAVGIRAIDVAEDGVTGFDSFCRLEYDLVFTDYEMEPISGLDLVDMIRTSRKSPNPYVPVIMISSYSDGERVQSARDRGVTEFLAKPFTVDVLMSRLESVIEEPRPFVRTDSYFGPDRRRKQDPRYSGPERRTADLEKVDVSVRDLSKQQREALQASQANATKIASD, encoded by the coding sequence GTGAGCTACCAGCTCGAAGGCCTGCGCATACTGATCATCGACGACAACGCCCACATACGGCAGTTGTTGCGGACGATCCTCTATGCCGTCGGTATTCGGGCCATTGATGTCGCCGAGGATGGCGTGACGGGGTTCGATTCATTCTGCCGGCTCGAATATGACCTCGTTTTCACCGACTATGAGATGGAGCCGATCAGCGGCCTCGATCTGGTCGATATGATCCGGACATCGCGCAAGAGCCCCAATCCCTATGTGCCGGTCATCATGATCTCGTCATACTCGGATGGAGAGCGTGTCCAGAGCGCGCGTGACCGTGGTGTGACGGAGTTCCTGGCAAAGCCGTTTACGGTCGATGTTCTGATGTCGCGCCTGGAATCGGTGATTGAGGAGCCGCGGCCGTTTGTGCGTACCGATAGCTATTTCGGTCCCGACCGGCGCCGAAAACAGGATCCCCGTTATTCCGGACCCGAACGCCGGACGGCTGACCTTGAAAAGGTCGATGTTTCGGTTCGTGATCTGTCCAAGCAGCAGCGTGAAGCGCTTCAGGCTAGCCAGGCCAACGCAACCAAGATTGCCAGCGACTAA
- a CDS encoding DUF1489 domain-containing protein, with amino-acid sequence MSVHLVKLAVGIDSIDHLRERQKQRIADRKAAGDGPVLRILTRNTPRRGDELLADDGSLYWVIKGRILVRQKIIAIEPATAADGTPRCAIHLERKLIRVQSKRSRPFQGWRYLEPENAPSDLPAGAAAEREPPPEMAAELRELGLI; translated from the coding sequence ATGTCCGTTCATCTTGTAAAGCTCGCTGTTGGCATCGATTCCATCGACCATCTGCGCGAACGTCAGAAACAACGCATCGCTGATCGCAAGGCCGCCGGAGACGGGCCGGTATTGCGCATTCTCACCCGCAACACGCCGCGGCGTGGCGACGAACTGTTGGCCGATGATGGGTCGCTCTACTGGGTGATCAAGGGCCGAATTCTGGTGCGCCAGAAGATCATCGCGATCGAGCCGGCCACGGCCGCGGACGGAACACCGCGCTGTGCGATACATCTTGAGCGCAAGCTCATTCGCGTCCAGTCGAAACGCTCCCGCCCGTTCCAGGGCTGGCGCTATCTGGAGCCGGAGAATGCGCCGTCGGATCTGCCGGCCGGTGCGGCAGCCGAACGGGAGCCGCCGCCGGAGATGGCGGCTGAACTGCGCGAGCTCGGCCTGATCTGA